ATAATGCTCTATTCGCATATCGGTGGGAAACCGGTTGACGCGCCAGAATTTGGACAAGTCTATACACACGCCGAAACACTACGGATGCCGATTATTATGCATCCGACCGTCCCGACATGGGGTGAAGCAATCAAAGACCACTGGATGATCGGTATGATGGGGTTACAGGTGGATAGCAGTTTCGCGCTGCTGCGGCTGATTCTGAGCGGGATTCTTGAACGGCATCCACGTCTTCAACTCGTGATGCCACACGTTGGTGGTATTTTACCCTATATGAGTGGGAGGATTGATCATCAGACCGAAGTATTGGGCAGAGCGAAAGATAACATAACGCAACCACCGAGCGCGTATCTACAAGGTATCTATTTGGATACCGTGTCACCATCAACACAAGCACTGCAGTACGCTTACGAGTTTTCCGGTGCTGATCGGTTGTTGTTCGGGACAGACCATCCGTGGGTGGATATGCCACGGTTTGTCCGTTTGATTGAGGAGATGCCCATGCCTGAAGCAGATAAGGCACGAATTTTTGGTGAGAATGCACAAAAATTATTTGATTTATAGTAAGATATTAGGAAACTGAAAAGAGAGATTCTCGGAAACCATGCTACTGAAAGGAAGAGGATTTACGACATGCCACACGACTTGACTGATGCCGAAAAGTTTTTCTTTGAAAATAACGGTTATCTCGTTTTGGAAAATTTTCTCGCGCCTTCACATATTGAAACACTCAGGAGTGCTCTCGCTGAAGTCATTGAGAAGCGGCGGGAAGGTGAAGAGAAAGGGTTACCCCAGACTGGGATGACACATATTCACGGCGAAAAAAGCACCCGCATTTTCTATATCCTCGGCGACCATCCAGCGTTCTTGGAACTCTTGGATTGGCAGCCGATTTTGACGTACGTCACAGGATTGCTCAATAAGATGCCACACCACCACGCCTCGGATGCCATCGTTGAAGACGGTTCGGAACTTATCGAACGCTCGATGGGTTGGCACATCGATGGACACGATGAAGGTTATCGTAACCTACGTCCAATTCCGTTTTTGCAACTGAAAATTGGGTATTACCTGACAGACATGACAGAAGGTGGACAGGGGAATCTGTGGCTCATACCGGGCAGCCACACAGCGATGTATGATCCGAACCATGAAGACCTCCGGTATCCTTACGAATATCCCGGTGCCCTTGAGGTCTGTGCCCCACCGGGAAGTGCGATCCTATTCCACAACGCTGTCTGGCATTCCGCGGGCATCTTCACGAAGCCGAAGGGTCGGCGTGAGATGCTCTATTACGCTTATGAACATCCGTGGATGATCGCTTCGCAAGAACATTGGGGGTATCCTAAAGATTTCTATAATAAAGAACTCTCACTTGAACAGCGGAAGTTTTTCCACGGGTTCGTCTTTGACCCACCAGAGCAACGATGGGGATAGTCCATAACGCAAGGAGGACGCGATTATGCGTTTAACCGAATCACATGTTTCGTTTTTCCACGATAACGGGTACCTACTGCTCGAAGATGCGCTTGATGAAAACGATCTGGGACCCGTAATCGCTGAATACGAGAGAATTATAGCAGAGCGCGCCGAGAAATTGCATGCAGAGGAGAAAGTTACCGACACACACGCCGATAAACCCTTCACTGAACGACTGCTTCATCTTTCAAACGAAGCACCGGAGGTTACGGCGAATTTGGATATTATGCAGGCACGCGGCGAAGCGACGTTCAATTTCCTCAAGAATCCCAAGATCCTTGACATTGCGGAGTCTCTGGTCGGTTCTGAGATTATCTGTAATCCGATTCAACATATCCGTGCAGTCTTGCCGAAAGAGAAATCACAGCGCGCACCGACTCCTTGGCATCAGGACGCAGGTGTGTGTTGGCCCGATACGGATCCCTACTTTATGCTCACCGTCTGGATTCCAATTGTAGATGCGACGTTGGAAAACGGATGTCTACAGGTGATGCCGGGGAGTCATAAGATGGGACTCTACAGACACGATTGGAACGAGGCAGGATTGACAGTTCTACCGGAATATCAACCCACTAACCTCACCCCAAAAGCGTTGCCGATTCGGGCGGGAGGCGTCATTCTGTTCCATAATTACACGCTCCACAGCGCGAAACCGAATGAATCGGAGAGTGTCCGGTGGAGTTTCGATCTACGGTATCACGATGTTTATCAACCGACGGGTCGTCCGTTCTATCCCGCGTTTCTGATGCGGAGTCGCCTACGTCCGGAAGCCGGTAACACGCAATATGAAACGTGGTGTCAACGATGGGAATTTGCGTTAGAGAATTCTAAGGGTGCGCAAGCCTATCGGTGGCCCCGGTAGAAAGTAGCAGGCACACTCCGTTGTGCCGAAGCAAGGATATAGGAGGAAAACGTGCTTGAGATTTCACATCTGCCGACGGTCAATGCAACACTAAACACAATCAGCGGTATCTTGCTGACAATTGGGTATGTGTTCATTCGGCAGCGGAAAATTACGGCACATAAAAACTGTATGCTCGCGGCATTCGGTGTGTCTGTGCTTTTTCTCGTCTCTTATGTTATTTACCACTATCACGCTGGATCAAAGCCGTTCACACAGCAGGGTTGGATCCGTCCAGTCTACTTTACCATCCTGATTTCACATATCCTTTTAGCGTTTATTATAGTACCGTTGGCGTTACGTACACTCTATTTGGCGTGGCGTGAGCGGTTTGATGCACACCGTCGTATCGCGAAAATTACCTTCCCGATTTGGCTGTATGTCTCGGTAACAGGCGTGATTATCTATCTGATGTTGTATCAGTTGTAGAACCGAAGAAACTGTTCCACTTCGGACAATAAAATCCCCTATCAAGGGGGATTTAGGGGTTAAAACACTGAGAAAAGCAAGTTTAATCCTGCGAATTAAACGGACGGAACCCGCGTAACATCAAGCCCCGATCACTATTAGATTTCTTCGCTTCCTCAGCGGCGGCTGCTCGCTTCTCCGCTTCTGCCCGATTTGTTGTTGTTGTCCCGCCGATAATTACAAAGTCATCTGTTCGACGGTAGCGGTTGATGAAAATCGGACGCGGTTTGTCGGACATATTCTGTTTGGAACCGTGTATGGTCTTGACATTAAAGAAGATTGAATCACCGGCTTTGCCTTCGACCGGGAGCGCGCTCTCCCAGGGCCATTCATCCTCTGCCAGACCGAGATGCGAGAACGTATCAATATGCTTGAGTTGTCCAAGTTGATGTGAACCCGGCACGACGTGTAACGCCCCATTTACCAAGTCCGTGTCCACAACGTAGCTTAGGATGCCGACGGGTCCCTGATAGCGGTGTTCAAAGTATGCAGAATCCTGATGTAGGTGTTTCGGGTGTCCGCCGACGGGTTCCTTATAGAGGCACTGACCGTTACCGAATATCTCAACATTCGGCCCCAAGATCGCCTCCACAATATTGACTGTATTTTCATCAAAAGCGGACTGGAAAAACGCCGCGCTCGTCTGATAACCTACCGACAACACCATGATCTGTTTGTCACGTTCATAGCCTTCTGGTGCTGGTAGGAATAGCGTGCCATTCGGTGTACGCCACCCTTCAACAATCCGTTCCGCCTTGTCGAGTAACGATATGGATTCCGCCGCGGCTGCCTCAATATCCTGATGAATCGCTTCAATATAGGGTGCCATCAGTCCGCGGACGACCAGGCATCCGTGTTCCTCAAAGATGTCCGCAGCTTTTTGGACATCCAATGCATCCATGGACATCTCAATATCTTCAATTTTCACCTTAGGTTCTTGATTCACGAAATATTCTCCTTGATTCGTAAGCATTCTGGCATCTGACGCAATGCTTATAACTACTCTTTTTCTCCCCACGAGGGTCGCCTGCCTGTCAGTTCTTCGAGATAACTTGCCGTTCGGTCGACCTCTGCTTTAAGTTTTCGACTTGAACTCCGTCTCGCGGTATCTTCGGCGGTGTATCTCACTCGGTAGACCCCTTTCTTAGTTTGTTGCAAGACGAACTCACCCGGGACATTCCGATTGACATATTGGAGCATGTCGTGGAGGAGCCAATAGAGATCGGTGGAGGAATACCGGAGTTTGTTGTGTGCTGACTGTTCGCTTACACCATCAAGCGTCTGTTTTACAGCGTCAATGACTTCGCTTAGCGTATAAGACTTATCTTCTGACACATGAATATCATTCATTTTTATGCCTCTGCTATTTTGACGGTGGGCATTCGGACTGGTTGGGTGTCGAAGGTGT
The sequence above is a segment of the Candidatus Poribacteria bacterium genome. Coding sequences within it:
- a CDS encoding phytanoyl-CoA dioxygenase family protein gives rise to the protein MNQEPKVKIEDIEMSMDALDVQKAADIFEEHGCLVVRGLMAPYIEAIHQDIEAAAAESISLLDKAERIVEGWRTPNGTLFLPAPEGYERDKQIMVLSVGYQTSAAFFQSAFDENTVNIVEAILGPNVEIFGNGQCLYKEPVGGHPKHLHQDSAYFEHRYQGPVGILSYVVDTDLVNGALHVVPGSHQLGQLKHIDTFSHLGLAEDEWPWESALPVEGKAGDSIFFNVKTIHGSKQNMSDKPRPIFINRYRRTDDFVIIGGTTTTNRAEAEKRAAAAEEAKKSNSDRGLMLRGFRPFNSQD
- a CDS encoding DUF420 domain-containing protein; this encodes MLEISHLPTVNATLNTISGILLTIGYVFIRQRKITAHKNCMLAAFGVSVLFLVSYVIYHYHAGSKPFTQQGWIRPVYFTILISHILLAFIIVPLALRTLYLAWRERFDAHRRIAKITFPIWLYVSVTGVIIYLMLYQL
- a CDS encoding phytanoyl-CoA dioxygenase family protein: MPHDLTDAEKFFFENNGYLVLENFLAPSHIETLRSALAEVIEKRREGEEKGLPQTGMTHIHGEKSTRIFYILGDHPAFLELLDWQPILTYVTGLLNKMPHHHASDAIVEDGSELIERSMGWHIDGHDEGYRNLRPIPFLQLKIGYYLTDMTEGGQGNLWLIPGSHTAMYDPNHEDLRYPYEYPGALEVCAPPGSAILFHNAVWHSAGIFTKPKGRREMLYYAYEHPWMIASQEHWGYPKDFYNKELSLEQRKFFHGFVFDPPEQRWG
- a CDS encoding phytanoyl-CoA dioxygenase family protein, which translates into the protein MRLTESHVSFFHDNGYLLLEDALDENDLGPVIAEYERIIAERAEKLHAEEKVTDTHADKPFTERLLHLSNEAPEVTANLDIMQARGEATFNFLKNPKILDIAESLVGSEIICNPIQHIRAVLPKEKSQRAPTPWHQDAGVCWPDTDPYFMLTVWIPIVDATLENGCLQVMPGSHKMGLYRHDWNEAGLTVLPEYQPTNLTPKALPIRAGGVILFHNYTLHSAKPNESESVRWSFDLRYHDVYQPTGRPFYPAFLMRSRLRPEAGNTQYETWCQRWEFALENSKGAQAYRWPR
- a CDS encoding amidohydrolase family protein, whose protein sequence is MRIDCQSHIFPNAYIEILAQNPHPPQVIRSGSEAVVTYGNVQTFRLQDEAYDPKRKLKDMDEAEVDMALLSTNIPPPCMLAPELGNKGAQAINNAIAELVDMYPNRFAGLACLPWQNPDEAITEMDRVQQLGFRGIMLYSHIGGKPVDAPEFGQVYTHAETLRMPIIMHPTVPTWGEAIKDHWMIGMMGLQVDSSFALLRLILSGILERHPRLQLVMPHVGGILPYMSGRIDHQTEVLGRAKDNITQPPSAYLQGIYLDTVSPSTQALQYAYEFSGADRLLFGTDHPWVDMPRFVRLIEEMPMPEADKARIFGENAQKLFDL